The sequence TGCAGATGCTGACAAGCCCTTCCGCGCTAGGAGCGGTTTCAGCTGACAAAGTCAAACACCAGACTGGCCCCTGCCTGCAATGATCCCATGAacccactgctgcagagcagggctggctttTCACGAGCCCATGGGCAGAGGtcctgctcttcattgcacactcagccagcaccaagcaGGGCTCAAGCCACAGGCCTGAAGGAAGGTCTccgggaaaaggaaaagggtctgtgtgtgtgagagtgGGAGGGTCTATGGGAAATGGCTTTGATATTGCTCCGAGAATAATGCCCTGActcttcactgtcttttttctactttgacAGCACCCCATTCCCAGAGGATGAAaatgtccaacagcagctccatcacccaGTTTCTCCTCCTGACATTTGCAGACAGacgggagctgcagctcttgcacttctggctcttcctgggcatctacctggcttCTGTCCTAGGAAACGGCCTCATCATCACTGCCATAGCCTGTGACCACCACCTCCACacacccatgtacttcttcctcctcaacctctccctcctcgacttgggctccatctccaccactgtccctAAAGCCATGGCCAACTCCCTCTGGAACAACAGGGCCATCTCCTATGCAGGATGTGCTGCCCAGgtctttctgtttgtctttttgatctcagcagaatattttcttctcactgtcatggcctatgaccgctacgttgccatctgcaaacccctgcactacgggaccctcctgggcagcagagcttgtgtccacatggcagcagctgcctggggcactGGTTTCCTcaatgctgtgctgcacactgccagtacattttcactacccctctgccaaggcaatgctgtggaccagttcttctgtgaaatctcccagatcctcaagctctcctgctcagatgcctacctcagggaagttgggGTACTTGTGGTTAGTGCCTGTTTAgcatttgggtgttttgttttcattgtgctgtcctataggcagatcttcagggctgtgctaAGGTTCCCTTCTGAGCAGGGacagcacaaagccttttccacgtgcctccctcacctgATTGTCGTCTCCTTGTTTTTAAGCACTGCCATGACTGcctacctgaagcccccctccatctcctccccatccctggacctgctggtggcAGTTCTGTACTCGATGGTGCCTCCAGCCGTGAACCCCGTCATCTACAGCATGAGAAGCCATGAGATCAAGGATGCCCTGAGAAAATTAATCACTGGATGCTTTTTAGAAGGAATAAACTGCCTCTTGTCTTCTGCATAGCAGAATGTCTTTTGCTGGTCTTTTTATGGTGATTTTGGGTGTGgttttattccttctctttcactttgttttacTTACCTGAATGCTTTCCACAAAGAAGTGTCTTTATTCCTCTGGTTTCTAATTCACAGTCTATCCAGCTTTTTTGTGCCCTGGAGGCTGTGCAAATGAGGAGCCATAAGCTCTGtgtgtttaaacaaaataaggGGCCCCGCAGTGACTTGGTTTTCCAAGTTTCTTCCTCCAATACCTtctttgcagctgcagggagcagtgcctgtgtgcagaagggaggaggaaaagagtcctggcacagcagcaccagGGATCAGCAGCGCTTGGTCTTTCCCGAGCTGCTCTCTTCCCACttccatgctttccttctgaacaCTTTGGTTGGTGGAAGGCCTGTGCAGGTTACAGTCCTGCTGTGTGTCAGGCCTGTGGCTGCAGGCAAGGACAGGCAATGGGCACTTGTGTGACAGAGCTGGCCTCCATAGCAGCATTTCCATCATACAAGGGGATCTCCTCAGGCCTTGTGCGGCAGATGCCTCCCACCCCTGGGGCTCAGCCCTCTCCACCcctgaggagctgctgtgcccttcagagggtctggggctgtggggtgagtgcccagagctctgctgcaccCTGTGGTGGGCACTGCTGTGGGGCCATGCCAGACTGGGCTGcactggggagagggcaggagaggtggagggagatCAGGGGAGGTGGGGTAAGTTTAGGGGGAGCTGGTCTGTGCTGGAAAGTgcccaggagagaaaaatatcagtgtaTAGCTTTTAGTGTGTGACCACGCAGGGCAAGGACTGACGCTGGGAGTTTGTGGTGCAGAGGCAGGGCTTGTGGCAAGCATGGAAGACATGCAGgtgcaggggagaggaggattCTGGTCTGTGCCCTTGTTGGTCAGACTGCGAAGGTGGGTCAGGGCCTTTGTCACCCTCAGCATCTCTCATTGGCCATTTCCAGCACTTGCTGGTCACCTCAGTTTTACAGGTGAGTTTTGCTGTGAGGccaccttcctcttcctgctgGGCCAAAGGCTGGTTTGGGGGAACAGACAGCCCTGCCcagcttctctccttccccagaccCTGGCAGaacctggagcagagctgtctgcaAAACCCCATGTAGGACAAggctgtggcagggcagggtttgggtgctggggaagcTGCAAAAGTAGGAAGGTCATGGTGGAACTGTGATCTGAAGGCCATCTTTGCGATTGCAGTGGGGAAACGGCCCCACCCTTGACTCTCCCCTTTCCCATGCTGTGCCTGCAGAGTGGAGCCGTGGGACCGTGTGTGGGCAGTGGAGCTGGGCCTGCCCAGGGACAGGCCACTGACAGGGGCCtgaagcagctgccaggaggtGCCATCATGGACACTTGTTCCAAGAATTGTATACCAGAGGCTAATCCCTGAGAACTCATAGCTATTTTTgtcatgtaaaatgaaaaatgagagggCTTTATTTCATCATCATGAGTACAGAATAGTTCCCTTGCAGCACTGTCCTGTTACTGTTATTACTGATAGTGCCACTAATTCCAAAACATCCTTGAGAGCTTCTATATTATTCCTCGGCTCCAAACCTCAGGCTGCTCAGACACAGAAAGTACCACCTCTAAATCTCTGCAAACTAAATCTTTTGCCCCAGGACACTTCTAGCCATCATATCAGCACACTGCCTGGTCTCCATTTTTTATCTGGGTGAAGTCAGGGTGCTCTCTCGCAAAGCCTTCCCTACAAAAGTCTTTTCTACCTGCTGATCCTGCTTGTATCACCTCACACAACATACAGCTCCAtcttccttctgcagagctCCATGGGATGGACAGTTTTCCTGCTCCTTTCATGAGAAAAGTTGAAAAACAGGAGACACTCCTTGCCAGGAAGCCAGAGACTTGGGTgttgctcagctgcttcttaCTGGCACTTCATTCAGACTCTGTTGTGGTGTGTTTGGTGCTTTTCTGTGGCTactctttctgcagagaagatCTTAAAAAGACAATGATTTCATACAAGATGGTCATAAAGGCCCTGTTGTAGACAGCAACGTTTGCCATGAGCTCTGGAGAGAGCCAGGAAGATAGTTAATAAGCACCAGGAATATGCAGGAATGTCAAGGTCTCTGCTGAAGAGTGAGTGGCTCTGAGCAGCAGTGATTGGCCGTGTGTAGGGCTCAGAGAGAGGGTCAAGGGATGTCAGTGAGAAACAAGGAGGTGGCTGATGGCTTTAGCAAATCCTGAAACTGTATCTGAGCCCAGAAATGGCAAGCAGTGGATGCCTGtggatggggaagaggaggaggtgtgtCCTGGGAAGACGTCAGGAAGGAAGACACCTCTTCTGCAAGTCAGGGATGAAAGAGATTATTCTATGACAATGTGCATGCCTAGAAAATGGAGAAGGCCCACTGCTGAGGGTGGCTATCATGCCAAATGAACTGAccttgctcttttcctgcttcaCTTCCCATACTTGGATGGACCTCAGGAACCATCTGTGAGTGTGGAGGATGCACAGACCTCCTGGGGTGAAGTTTCATCactgcaggggaagagggaagggttTGTGAGACACGTTGTAGTGCAGGGAGAGAGCAGTGCATGTAAGAATTCAAGCGAGCCTGGGGCTCGAGGAGCACATCTTGGGTGCTAGAGGAACATAAACAAGGCTTTGAAAGAAGCCAGATGGGTTGCAGGGAACTCAGAGACATTGCCTAACCCTCAGAAAACTACAGCTTTTTGTTTGAAGAACAGTGAGGACAGAGAGTTATCAGTAAACGTTGGGATATCATGGGCTCAGAGTGAGTTGGGGAAGCAGGGTGGAGAGTTAAAATCTGCAGAGATACGATCACTGACATAGGCCAGTATAGGACAGCCTGTGGTGGGGAAAGCCAAGGGCTTTGGTAGGGCTGGGACCCAGAACTGAGGTCTTTGTTCTCTTGGCTAGAGCTGTTGTCTTGTGGGCTGAGTGGACTCCATGTATGTCAGCCCTGGCATGATTGCCTATGTGAATCCCCCCTCCatctgctccccctccctggATCTGGTGGTGGCAGTGCTGTGCTCACTGGTGCCTCCAGTTGTGAACCCTCTCATCTATAGCATGAGCAACAGGAAGCTCAAAAAAGCCCCGAGGAAAGTGATTTCATGGACATTTTTCAATACCGGTAAACTTCCAGTCTTTTTCGACAAGTGATTCCCATACTAGGCCCATGCTTTGTTGTATTATCATTGTTGTTATTGCTCTTTGGGGTTTCATGTTCATAGACCAATATTTGGACTTCCCATACTTCATGTGAAGCATGAACTTCCGCTGTCTCACCTGGAGGACCatataaaaatgtgtctttgtaaCACTGCGTCCAAGCTGACTCCCTCGTAGCATCTCTGTAATGAAAAGGGATCTTCCCTGTGCACTGCCGTATGGTAGGGCTATTTTTCCAAGCCTTGTGTCAGGAACAGGCCTGAGATACTGCACCTCAAAATGGTTTATTGATCCATGGTTTTAAGGGCAAAGAGCTCATTGTCATCTTGTGACCTGCTAGAGGGGTGGACTTAGGACTCACCTGTTGGTGCCTGGTGACAGTGGAGATGAGGAGTGGTCACTGAGGTACAAACCCAGTCCTTTCCCACATGTGACAGGGCAGAAGATGTCTTCCAGGAGGGGAATCTGTAGCTGTCTGGATATCCCAAGGGATCTCCATGGGCAGCGTGTGCCTGGGATGTGACTAGAGCTCCACAAAGTGAGAGATTGCCCAGGTGGACTTATGCAAAAGTGTTAATTCCAGGTATtgacagggaaaggaggactCTGCAATCACAGGGCAGGCAGTGGGAACCCAGCTGGCATGGGGGAAGGGGGCTGGAGAGATGCAAGAGCTGGCTGAGGAGCTCCAGGGCCAGGACTGTCATGCTGCCCTGGGgcatggggctggtgggggcagAGAAGGGGCAAATGCAGTCAGTGTTGGGGATCACCTATCATATGAACACAGAAGAGCCAGAGAGTGAGTGGCCATACAGCCCAACCCTGAGGAAGGACCTTTGCTGCATGGTCACCCCTGTCGTCCTCCAGGTCTCTAGGatacccagctctgctgccattaCTAATACAAAGGGAACCAGTTTCATACCAACACTCGTTACACATCAAGTCCCATAGCTCTTGCCACAGCCAGACTCTCAGCCAAGCCCATTCTCAGACACCTCCAGCTAGATCAGGTGCTTGTCTccacagattttgaaaatctccacTGATAGAGATCTCACCAGCTGGCCTGGGTCCTTGCTCCAGTGTTTGGCTCTGAGGCTTTTTTCCTAGCCATGgctttctcagcctctccttgtgcACAATGTGCTCCAGGCCCCAACCATCCTTCTGGCCTCTGCAACTTTCTCTCCAGTCTGTCAGGGTCTTCCTTGTGCTGGTAAGCCCCATACCAGACACAGCAGTCCTGAGGTGGTCATCCTGTAGTGGGTTAGCCTTGCCCAACACCCAGACACCCACCCGGCTGCCCACTCACACCTCCAACTCAAAAGgacaaagggagaaaataagatggaataGCTCATGGGTCATagtaaagacagggagatcacttactaattactgtcacaggcaaagaAGCCTTGGCTTGGGGAAGACCAATTTAATTTATGCCAAGTAAAAAAGGTGTGGATTGTGAGAAACAATGACAAAATTATTCAAGTCCATTGCCCTCACACTTTCCCCCAAGCTCAAATTACTCCCTTGCTCCAGGTTCTTCTACTTGGGAGATCCCAAGGTCGGGGTGAGGTGGGGAAACAGGAGGAGGCAGCTAAAGTCTGCAGGGAAACTGGCACAGGCATAGGACAGTGTAGGACTGTCTGTGGTGCAAACACGGCCTTTgtgctgctgccttcctcccttttGCCAACACAACTGAAGTCCTTGTCATCTCCACGGTGGCGGCTGTCTCTTCCACTGAAGCCCATGCAAGGACACCGGTTCCTTACAGCCCCAGGCCCTTGTTCCCTCCTCACCGACTCCCAAAACTGCCTGGGAGGTGTCCTACCACTGTCCTTCACTCGGCAtcacaccccccacacacatcaAACTGCTTCCAAGAAGAGCTGTAAGCGTCCCATGAAGGAAAGGATCCCCCTTCCAGGGGGATGGGGCTCAGGGCTTGGCCATGCTGCTTGGTGAAACACATTTAGGGCTTTCACAGCCACCTCCACAACTGATCTTCCACCTGTAACCAGTGTCTCCGACTTCCTGTTTCACCAGCCCCCAGGGACAGTCTCCTTGTCTGGTCATTCCCTTCACGGTCTCTTCAGTGATGTTCCTCAGTGGCGCCCACTAACACCCTCCGAAACTTGGAAGTTTGCTGCTGGATTTTACTTCCTGAAAGGCTTGTTCAGTCTTTCAGgatctgcagttcaggaactTGGCACCAGAGGGCTCATTAACATGCAAACTCCCTAACGAGCCAAGGCTCTGTGCATAGTTTTCCTTTAGGTCTTCAATTCTTATGTGGTTAATTAGAGAGATTTCAAGAGTGTAGCCAAAGTGGAAAGATTTTAATACTAAACAATAAGAAAGaattctttttcccccctacttttctttatttttctgctcaggCAGCATGTGATATCAGAAATCCTCAATTCATATTGATCCTCCTAATGGAGTTTGAATGATTACAAAAATCAAGACCCTTTCCGTCTTAACAATCTATGGTCATTCTTCATCCCTAGCCCCAGCCCCACCTTTTCCCTCAACCACCTGGCACTTACAGCAGCCTTGTTCAAATCTGAGCTTTCTTCACTGAAGTCTGTAGCTGCATGCTTCAGCCCGTGGGCACCAACTCCCTCCTGCTTGGAGACCGAGCTGCACACAGACACGCAGTGATGTAATACACTCAACGGCTGTATATTAAGTCCACGTTACCTCCTCTGAAGTCCACTTCCTACAGCAGATAGCCTTAGGCGaacaaaaaccacatttttgtgTAAGCAGAGatcccaggaccccccaaaacACTCCCTGCCCTGGACTCTGTCTGTCCATGTCCGCTCTTTGCACACAGCAAGTCACACATTGAAGTCACGAGCTCCCCTGAttgacagaagggaaaaaagagacaaagtgCATGAAATGCTCTCTTTTGAAGAGCCAAACAGGCACTAAGCCCAATGTATCTGGGACAGAGGAGCGTCTTCAAGCAGACTCTGCAATACCTAGACCCAGGCATTTTTCATTCCCTGCAGGGTAAAGTACCTGTGGCTCCATTTTCAGTGAAGGCAGGGATGAGAGTGATCCCCTCTAATGTTGGGCACC comes from Buteo buteo chromosome 31, bButBut1.hap1.1, whole genome shotgun sequence and encodes:
- the LOC142026119 gene encoding olfactory receptor 14A16-like, with translation MSNSSSITQFLLLTFADRRELQLLHFWLFLGIYLASVLGNGLIITAIACDHHLHTPMYFFLLNLSLLDLGSISTTVPKAMANSLWNNRAISYAGCAAQVFLFVFLISAEYFLLTVMAYDRYVAICKPLHYGTLLGSRACVHMAAAAWGTGFLNAVLHTASTFSLPLCQGNAVDQFFCEISQILKLSCSDAYLREVGVLVVSACLAFGCFVFIVLSYRQIFRAVLRFPSEQGQHKAFSTCLPHLIVVSLFLSTAMTAYLKPPSISSPSLDLLVAVLYSMVPPAVNPVIYSMRSHEIKDALRKVISWTFFNTGKLPVFFDK